In Bacteroidota bacterium, a genomic segment contains:
- a CDS encoding DUF2851 family protein — protein sequence MVKSKNIKSTEDRNIEIIDVGTQNFDAGPDFMNSKIKIEGTLWAGSVEIHLKSSDWKKHNHHKNKAYDNVILHLVRFHDEKICRTNGELIETAILDFDEKIWLNYDKLILSELKIPCQNKINMIENFVLDYWLNTLVFERLEQKSGIIRDSLDRNENNWEETFYQKVAKNFGLKINTLPFEMLAKSLPMKYLGKHKNNLSQLEAMLFGQAGFLEEEIPDNKYYTGLKKEYGFLAKKFGLKPMKKHLWKFLRLRPQNFPTIRIAQFAMLIYKSSSLFSKVIESTTIDELKTLFEVETSEFWKTHYVFEKDANKKNKKFGNMAISVLIINTVIPFLFVYGKSKNEESFQNRAIDFLENMNPEKNSIISMWKSLGFSIQNAFDSQALLQLQNEYCSKKRCIECQIGNKLIVSKDEYY from the coding sequence TTGGTTAAATCAAAAAATATAAAATCTACCGAAGACAGAAATATCGAAATTATTGATGTAGGAACTCAAAATTTCGATGCAGGACCAGATTTCATGAATTCCAAAATAAAAATAGAAGGTACTTTGTGGGCAGGAAGTGTCGAAATTCATCTTAAATCTTCGGATTGGAAAAAACACAACCATCATAAAAACAAAGCCTACGATAATGTTATTCTACACCTTGTGCGTTTTCACGATGAAAAGATTTGCAGAACCAATGGTGAACTTATTGAAACGGCAATTTTAGATTTTGATGAGAAAATTTGGTTGAATTACGATAAACTAATACTTAGCGAGTTGAAGATTCCGTGCCAGAACAAAATAAATATGATTGAGAATTTTGTTCTTGATTATTGGCTAAATACGCTTGTTTTCGAGAGGTTGGAACAAAAATCCGGTATCATCAGAGATTCGTTAGACCGGAATGAAAATAATTGGGAAGAGACCTTTTATCAAAAAGTTGCGAAGAATTTCGGATTGAAGATAAACACTTTACCATTTGAAATGTTGGCAAAATCGCTACCAATGAAATATCTTGGCAAACACAAAAATAACCTTAGCCAGCTTGAAGCAATGTTATTCGGTCAAGCCGGATTTTTGGAAGAAGAAATTCCCGACAATAAATATTATACAGGCTTGAAAAAAGAATATGGATTTCTGGCAAAAAAATTCGGACTCAAACCAATGAAAAAGCATCTATGGAAATTTCTGCGATTACGACCACAGAATTTTCCAACCATTCGTATTGCTCAATTTGCCATGCTAATATATAAGTCGAGTTCGCTCTTTTCAAAGGTTATTGAATCTACAACAATTGATGAACTTAAAACATTATTTGAAGTGGAAACTTCAGAGTTTTGGAAAACTCATTATGTTTTTGAAAAAGATGCAAATAAAAAAAACAAAAAATTTGGAAATATGGCAATCTCAGTATTAATCATAAATACTGTAATTCCATTTTTATTTGTTTACGGAAAATCGAAAAATGAAGAGAGCTTTCAAAATAGAGCTATTGATTTTCTTGAAAATATGAATCCCGAGAAAAATTCAATTATTTCGATGTGGAAAAGTTTAGGATTTAGCATCCAGAATGCTTTTGATAGTCAGGCACTTCTGCAACTGCAAAACGAATATTGCAGCAAAAAACGATGTATTGAATGTCAAATTGGAAACAAACTGATTGTTTCTAAGGATGAATATTATTAG